caaaaaagAATTAGGACAATACTCATGGTAACCATTAAAGCCGatgaaattagtaatattatccGTGAACGTATTGAGCAATATAATAGAGAAGTGACGATTGTAAATACCGGTACCGTACTTCAAGTGGGCGACGGCATCGCTCGGATTTATGGTCTTGATGAAGTAATGGCAGGTGAATTAGTAGAATTTGAGGAGGGTACTATAGGTATTGCCCTTAATTTAGAATCAAATAATGTTGGTGTTGTATTAATGGGTGACGGTTTGATGATCCAAGAAGGAAGTTCAGTCAAAGCTACGGGAAAAATTGCTCAGATACCCGTGAGTGAGGCTTATTTGGGGCGTGTTATAAACGCCTTGGCTAACCCTATTGATGGTCGAGGTAAGATTTCAGCTTCTGAATCTCGGTTAATTGAATCTCCTGCCCCAGGTATTATTTCGAGACGTTCTGTATATGAGCCTCTTCAAACAGGACTTATTGCTATTGATTCCATGATCCCTATAGGACGCGGCCAGCGGGAATTAATTATTGGTGACAGACAGACCGGTAAAACAGCAGTAGCCACAGATACAATTCTCAATCAACAAGGTCAAAATGTAATATGTGTTTATGTGGCTATTGGTCAAAAAGCTTCTTCCGTGGCTCAGGTAGTGACTAGTTTACAGGAACGAGGGGCAATGGACTACACTATTGTGGTAGCTGAAACGGCTGATTCCCCAGCTACGTTACAATACCTCGCGCCTTATACAGGAGCCAAGCTACTCAGAATCAATTGGCAAGAGGTCAACGATTGCGTGAGTTACTGA
This genomic stretch from Brassica napus cultivar Da-Ae unplaced genomic scaffold, Da-Ae ScsIHWf_996;HRSCAF=1398, whole genome shotgun sequence harbors:
- the LOC125606822 gene encoding ATP synthase subunit alpha, chloroplastic-like, with translation MIGIIFFFFQKRIRTILMVTIKADEISNIIRERIEQYNREVTIVNTGTVLQVGDGIARIYGLDEVMAGELVEFEEGTIGIALNLESNNVGVVLMGDGLMIQEGSSVKATGKIAQIPVSEAYLGRVINALANPIDGRGKISASESRLIESPAPGIISRRSVYEPLQTGLIAIDSMIPIGRGQRELIIGDRQTGKTAVATDTILNQQGQNVICVYVAIGQKASSVAQVVTSLQERGAMDYTIVVAETADSPATLQYLAPYTGAKLLRINWQEVNDCVSY